One genomic region from Streptomyces sp. NBC_01304 encodes:
- a CDS encoding biliverdin-producing heme oxygenase, whose product MDTALTSFSTLIRTASHEQHTEAETSTFMSDLLGGKLGVDAYARYTEQLWFVYRALEAGAASLKDDPVAGPFIQPELMRVAELERDLAHLRGPSWQDGLTPLPSTAAYAARVEECVRSWPGGYVAHHYTRYLGDLSGGQIIRDKAEKTWGFSRKGDGVRFYVFEGIGNPAAFKRTYRELLDAVSVDDLEKQRIVDECKNAFALNTAVFRELGQEFPLSA is encoded by the coding sequence GTGGACACCGCGCTCACCTCGTTCTCCACGCTCATTCGTACGGCGTCCCATGAACAGCACACCGAGGCCGAGACCTCGACGTTCATGAGCGACCTGCTCGGCGGCAAGCTCGGCGTGGACGCGTACGCGCGCTACACCGAGCAGCTGTGGTTCGTGTACCGGGCGCTGGAGGCCGGTGCCGCCTCGTTGAAGGACGACCCGGTCGCGGGTCCGTTCATACAGCCCGAGCTGATGCGGGTCGCGGAGCTGGAGCGCGATCTGGCGCATCTGCGCGGGCCGTCCTGGCAGGACGGGCTCACCCCGCTCCCCTCGACGGCGGCGTACGCGGCCCGCGTGGAGGAGTGCGTGCGGAGCTGGCCCGGCGGTTATGTGGCGCACCACTACACGCGCTACCTCGGGGACCTCTCCGGGGGCCAGATCATCCGGGACAAGGCCGAGAAGACGTGGGGGTTCTCTCGCAAGGGCGATGGTGTGCGCTTCTACGTCTTCGAGGGGATCGGCAATCCGGCGGCGTTCAAGCGGACCTATCGGGAGCTGCTGGACGCGGTGTCGGTGGACGACCTGGAGAAGCAGCGCATCGTGGACGAGTGCAAGAACGCTTTCGCTCTGAATACGGCCGTGTTCCGGGAGCTGGGGCAGGAGTTCCCGCTGTCGGCGTGA
- the map gene encoding type I methionyl aminopeptidase produces MSGQSLLVPGELSPIRSVPGNIRRPEYVGKPAPTPYSGPEVQTPETIELMRIAGRIAAQAMEEAAKHIAPGVTTDELDRVAHEFMCDHGAYPSTLGYRGFPKSLCSSVNEVICHGIPDSTVLRDGDIVNLDVTAYINGVHGDNNATYLCGDVDDESRLLVERTREATTRAIKAVKPGRQINIIGRVIESYAKRFGYGVVRDFTGHGINSSFHSGLIVPHYDSPHATTMIQPGMTFTIEPMLTLGTHEYDMWEDGWTVVTKDRKRTAQFEHTLVVTDTGAEILTLP; encoded by the coding sequence ATGTCTGGCCAGTCGCTGCTCGTACCAGGGGAGCTCTCTCCCATCCGTTCCGTCCCCGGAAACATCCGGCGTCCCGAGTACGTGGGCAAGCCCGCGCCCACGCCGTACTCCGGACCCGAGGTGCAGACCCCCGAGACCATCGAGCTGATGCGGATCGCCGGGCGGATCGCGGCGCAGGCCATGGAGGAAGCCGCCAAGCACATCGCGCCCGGCGTCACCACCGACGAGCTGGACCGGGTCGCCCACGAGTTCATGTGCGACCACGGCGCCTACCCCTCGACGCTGGGCTACCGCGGCTTCCCGAAGTCGCTCTGCTCCTCCGTCAACGAGGTCATCTGCCACGGCATCCCCGACTCCACGGTGCTGCGGGACGGCGACATCGTGAACCTGGACGTCACCGCGTACATCAACGGCGTACACGGCGACAACAACGCCACCTACCTGTGCGGCGACGTGGACGACGAGTCCCGCCTCCTGGTCGAGCGGACCCGCGAGGCCACCACCCGCGCGATCAAGGCCGTGAAGCCGGGCCGCCAGATCAACATCATCGGCCGGGTCATCGAGTCGTACGCCAAGCGCTTCGGTTACGGCGTCGTCCGCGACTTCACCGGCCACGGCATCAACTCGTCCTTCCACTCCGGGCTGATCGTCCCGCACTACGACAGCCCGCACGCCACGACCATGATCCAGCCGGGCATGACCTTCACCATCGAGCCGATGCTGACGCTCGGTACCCACGAGTACGACATGTGGGAGGACGGCTGGACCGTGGTGACCAAGGACAGGAAGCGGACCGCGCAGTTCGAGCACACACTGGTGGTGACCGACACGGGGGCGGAGATCCTTACGCTCCCCTAA
- a CDS encoding tetratricopeptide repeat protein, with amino-acid sequence MASPELPDSALNTARRLLASGPGVLVLWGAPGIGKFTLADRIAKALIGPDEDESDALRLEMRLNPGRTGHRYDFMELLRDLKADVAQPWKLGDEELQLLYQELTEGPRVVLLLDEVESWRQIPPLLPGGRNTLVIASTRRPLSVDSGDLRVAQFAVQGPDRAQSEAIFRRAATPRSPEPGQVRELVDACDGRPLALKLAAGIYGAHPEWDASEVARRIDRAAPLGARHEDITGKLLRWVHEDLSDDERGLFQLLSLSTRSTVNALFAATLRALPGNGRASSEQVARDEAEGLLRSLARRGLLEPEEDCRYRLSPSVQRFSARQLSLHQAHGGPYQGAAAQQQLFNEFRRLVATVQPLVGTEVATGPARANPADVAQWLQTEKGTLLETLRRAGQDSPERVGEVAADLCDALVQLRERLSLAMLHTVVDDFDDDVRRIVEPAVQMSLGILDRKEGHLDESRRRLQWVRDQYAENGDTVDEAKALRQIGVTLYHKGELRTAVRYLRRSAELLEQEQRCDEQAWVLRVLGAVYCDKGRLGVAEETLRRSATLHREHVNVRGEAWARVFLANCLLLRGELDGARTELAVAEQGFDRTADAYGAAWAKLVRGRLLWRGGDRTDALTRLRLSRDAHNGLNEPLGAGWASLELGRCHRELGSEQTAGDALRLAEQRFTEMGNRLGVAWAQYERSFLPGATGVRAVRERAAREFEVCGDRLAHAGAMRELAALDGEAGAAGTAGVAGTAGVTGAPATAGTAGGAGSSGMAGTPGSAETAGVAGAPETAGTAGASGTARSAGPAGTAGTAGAPETAGTAGASGTATPSGSSGSSGSSGSSGSSGSSGSSGSSGSSGSSGSSGSSGSSGNAGSSGNAGASAPKGILPMDPGPESPCHVSVHLVPSAKPGEPVHVGTKANLRVSVYLALQLQRTLQQAGEQGKCRLLAMAPHARVMPDARILDPASLEWPLRAEFKVERDGPGLQELRFLVLNESGGTLLQEVELQLEMGGTHELPT; translated from the coding sequence ATGGCGAGTCCAGAGCTGCCCGACTCTGCGCTGAACACTGCGCGCAGGCTGCTCGCGAGCGGGCCTGGCGTGCTCGTCCTGTGGGGTGCGCCCGGGATCGGGAAGTTCACCCTCGCCGACCGGATCGCCAAGGCACTCATCGGCCCGGACGAGGACGAGAGTGACGCGCTGCGCCTGGAGATGCGACTGAACCCGGGGCGGACCGGGCACCGCTACGACTTCATGGAACTGCTGCGCGACCTGAAGGCCGATGTGGCCCAGCCGTGGAAGCTGGGCGACGAGGAACTGCAGCTGCTGTACCAGGAGTTGACCGAGGGCCCGCGGGTCGTGCTGCTGCTCGACGAGGTGGAGAGCTGGCGGCAGATTCCGCCGCTGCTTCCCGGCGGCCGGAACACCCTGGTGATCGCGTCCACCCGGCGGCCGCTGTCGGTGGACTCGGGGGATCTGCGGGTCGCGCAGTTCGCGGTGCAGGGCCCGGACCGCGCACAGAGCGAGGCGATCTTCCGCAGGGCCGCCACGCCGCGCTCCCCGGAACCCGGTCAGGTACGGGAACTCGTCGACGCCTGCGACGGACGGCCGCTCGCGCTCAAGCTGGCCGCCGGGATCTACGGCGCGCACCCGGAGTGGGACGCGAGCGAGGTCGCCCGGCGCATCGACCGGGCCGCCCCGCTCGGCGCCCGGCACGAGGACATCACCGGGAAACTGCTTCGCTGGGTGCACGAGGACCTGTCCGACGACGAGCGCGGCCTGTTCCAACTCCTCTCCCTGTCCACCCGGTCGACGGTGAACGCGCTGTTCGCCGCGACCCTGCGGGCCCTGCCCGGCAACGGCCGCGCCTCCTCCGAGCAGGTGGCGCGGGACGAGGCGGAGGGGCTGCTCCGCTCGCTGGCCCGACGCGGGCTGCTCGAACCGGAGGAGGACTGCCGGTACCGGCTGAGCCCGTCCGTGCAGCGCTTCTCGGCCCGCCAGCTGTCGCTGCACCAGGCGCACGGCGGGCCCTATCAAGGGGCCGCCGCCCAGCAGCAGTTGTTCAACGAGTTCCGCCGGCTCGTCGCCACCGTGCAGCCGCTGGTCGGCACCGAGGTGGCGACCGGTCCCGCGCGGGCCAACCCGGCGGATGTGGCGCAGTGGCTGCAGACCGAGAAGGGCACCCTCCTGGAGACCCTCCGGCGCGCGGGCCAGGACTCGCCGGAGCGGGTCGGCGAGGTCGCGGCGGATCTGTGCGACGCGCTGGTGCAGCTGCGGGAACGGCTCAGCCTCGCGATGCTCCACACCGTCGTCGACGACTTCGACGACGACGTACGGCGGATCGTGGAGCCCGCCGTGCAGATGTCACTCGGCATCCTCGACCGCAAGGAGGGGCATCTCGACGAGTCCCGGCGGCGGCTGCAGTGGGTCCGGGACCAATATGCCGAGAACGGGGACACCGTGGACGAGGCCAAGGCGCTGCGCCAGATAGGGGTGACGCTCTATCACAAGGGGGAACTCAGGACCGCGGTGCGCTATCTGCGGCGGTCGGCGGAGCTGCTCGAACAGGAGCAGCGGTGCGACGAACAGGCCTGGGTGTTACGGGTACTCGGCGCCGTGTACTGCGACAAGGGCAGACTCGGCGTGGCCGAGGAGACCCTGCGGCGCAGCGCCACGCTGCACCGCGAGCACGTCAATGTGCGGGGCGAGGCCTGGGCCCGGGTGTTCCTCGCCAACTGCCTGCTGTTGCGTGGCGAGTTGGACGGTGCGCGTACCGAGCTGGCCGTGGCGGAGCAGGGCTTCGACCGCACCGCCGACGCGTACGGCGCGGCGTGGGCGAAGCTGGTGCGGGGCCGGCTCCTTTGGCGCGGCGGCGACCGGACGGACGCCCTGACGCGGCTCCGGCTCAGCCGCGATGCCCACAACGGCCTGAACGAGCCGCTGGGGGCGGGCTGGGCGAGCCTGGAACTGGGGCGCTGCCACCGCGAGTTGGGCTCCGAGCAGACGGCCGGCGACGCACTGCGGCTCGCGGAGCAGCGCTTCACGGAGATGGGCAACCGCCTCGGGGTCGCCTGGGCGCAGTACGAGCGGTCGTTCCTGCCGGGCGCGACGGGGGTACGGGCGGTGCGGGAGCGGGCGGCCCGAGAGTTCGAGGTGTGCGGCGACCGGCTGGCGCACGCCGGGGCGATGCGTGAACTGGCGGCGCTCGATGGGGAGGCGGGGGCTGCGGGGACGGCAGGGGTAGCGGGGACTGCAGGGGTAACTGGGGCTCCAGCGACGGCAGGGACGGCCGGGGGCGCGGGGTCCTCAGGGATGGCGGGGACTCCAGGGTCCGCGGAGACGGCAGGGGTAGCTGGGGCTCCAGAGACGGCGGGGACGGCCGGGGCCTCGGGGACGGCCAGATCCGCAGGGCCCGCGGGGACTGCGGGGACGGCTGGGGCTCCTGAGACAGCGGGGACAGCCGGGGCCTCGGGGACGGCGACGCCTTCGGGGAGTTCCGGGAGTTCCGGGAGTTCCGGGAGCTCGGGGAGCTCGGGGAGCTCGGGGAGCTCGGGGAGCTCGGGGAGCTCGGGGAGCTCGGGGAGCTCGGGGAGCTCGGGGAGCTCGGGGAATGCCGGGAGCTCGGGGAATGCCGGGGCGTCGGCACCGAAGGGCATCCTCCCGATGGATCCCGGACCGGAGTCGCCCTGCCACGTGAGCGTGCACCTGGTGCCCTCGGCCAAGCCCGGCGAGCCGGTGCACGTCGGCACCAAGGCCAATCTGCGGGTCTCCGTCTACCTGGCGCTCCAGCTGCAGCGCACGCTCCAACAGGCGGGCGAGCAGGGCAAGTGCCGACTGCTCGCGATGGCCCCGCACGCACGGGTGATGCCGGACGCGCGGATCCTCGATCCGGCGTCCCTGGAGTGGCCGCTGCGCGCGGAGTTCAAGGTCGAGCGGGACGGGCCGGGCCTCCAGGAGCTGCGCTTCCTGGTGCTCAACGAGTCGGGCGGCACGCTGCTGCAGGAGGTCGAACTGCAGCTGGAAATGGGGGGCACCCATGAGTTACCAACATGA
- a CDS encoding sialidase family protein gives MTSEVSVPFRAGREGYASFRIPAVVTSAKGAVLAFCEGRVGSQADFGNIDIVLKRSTDGGRTWSPLQVAARNGDHLAGNPAPVVLDTGRILLVHCRNAASATEDKIRRGQVSAADGRRVWLTHSDDDGLSWSSPREITGQVKKASWRWYATTPGHALQLRGGGRVVVPANHSLPPTGTDNGTEGKYNGGHSMLSDDRGANWRIGYVDDNTNGVINVNETTGAELPDGRLYFNARNDSPAPGTRADAHSRDGGASLVKPFRPQAGLTGPVVEGALLQLPDGGPLLYSGPADPDFRALMSIRASTDGGTTWRLAHTVDGLPAAYSDLVRLDASTVGLLYETGDFGAYETVSFRRIPLAELG, from the coding sequence ATGACGAGCGAAGTGTCCGTGCCGTTCCGTGCGGGACGCGAGGGATACGCCAGTTTCCGCATCCCTGCGGTCGTGACCAGCGCGAAAGGCGCCGTTCTCGCCTTCTGCGAGGGCCGGGTCGGCTCCCAGGCGGACTTCGGCAACATCGACATCGTCCTCAAGCGCTCCACGGACGGCGGCCGCACCTGGTCCCCGCTCCAGGTGGCCGCCCGCAACGGCGACCACCTCGCGGGCAACCCCGCCCCCGTCGTCCTCGACACCGGCCGCATCCTCCTCGTCCACTGCCGCAACGCGGCCTCCGCCACCGAGGACAAGATCCGCCGCGGCCAGGTTTCCGCCGCCGACGGCCGCCGCGTCTGGCTCACCCACAGCGACGACGACGGCCTCAGCTGGTCGAGCCCCCGCGAGATCACCGGGCAGGTGAAGAAGGCGAGTTGGCGCTGGTACGCGACGACGCCGGGCCACGCCCTGCAGCTGCGCGGCGGCGGCCGCGTCGTGGTCCCGGCGAACCACTCGCTCCCGCCGACCGGCACGGACAACGGCACCGAGGGCAAGTACAACGGCGGCCACAGCATGCTCAGCGACGACCGGGGCGCCAACTGGCGGATCGGCTACGTCGACGACAACACCAACGGCGTCATCAACGTCAACGAGACCACCGGCGCCGAACTCCCCGACGGGCGGCTCTACTTCAACGCCCGCAACGACTCCCCGGCACCCGGCACCCGCGCCGACGCCCACTCCCGCGACGGCGGCGCGAGCCTGGTCAAGCCCTTCCGCCCGCAGGCCGGCCTCACCGGCCCGGTGGTGGAGGGCGCCCTGCTGCAGCTCCCGGACGGCGGGCCGCTGCTGTACTCCGGCCCCGCGGACCCAGACTTCCGCGCGCTGATGTCGATCCGGGCCAGCACCGACGGCGGGACGACGTGGCGGCTCGCGCACACGGTCGACGGGCTGCCTGCCGCGTACTCCGATCTCGTCCGCCTGGACGCCTCGACGGTCGGCCTGCTGTACGAGACCGGCGACTTCGGCGCGTACGAGACGGTGAGCTTCCGCCGGATCCCGCTAGCAGAGTTGGGCTGA
- the npdG gene encoding NADPH-dependent F420 reductase, translated as MTANDDVTKAPAKAPAKDPWDLPDVSGLVVGVLGGTGDQGRGLAYRLARAGQKVIIGSRAAERAQSAADELGLGIEGADNAECARRSDVVIVAVPWDGHAKTLESLREDLAGKLVVDCVNPLGFDKKGAYALKPEEGSAAEQAAALLPDSRVTAAFHHLSAVLLQDQSVEEIDTDVMVLGESRADTDLVQALAARIPGMRGVFAGRLRNAHQVESLVANLISVNRRYKAHAGLRVTDV; from the coding sequence ATGACTGCGAATGATGACGTGACGAAGGCTCCCGCCAAGGCCCCCGCGAAGGACCCCTGGGACCTCCCCGATGTGTCCGGCCTGGTGGTCGGCGTGCTCGGCGGCACCGGCGACCAGGGCCGCGGCCTCGCCTACCGGCTCGCCCGGGCCGGCCAGAAGGTGATCATCGGCTCCCGCGCGGCCGAGCGCGCGCAGAGTGCCGCCGACGAGCTGGGCCTCGGCATCGAGGGCGCCGACAACGCCGAGTGCGCGCGGCGCAGCGACGTCGTGATCGTCGCCGTGCCGTGGGACGGGCACGCCAAGACCCTTGAATCCCTGCGCGAGGACCTTGCCGGGAAGCTCGTGGTCGACTGCGTCAACCCGCTCGGCTTCGACAAGAAGGGCGCGTACGCCCTGAAGCCCGAGGAGGGCAGCGCCGCCGAGCAGGCCGCGGCCCTGCTCCCGGACTCGCGCGTCACGGCCGCCTTCCACCACCTGTCGGCGGTGCTGCTCCAGGACCAGTCGGTCGAGGAGATCGACACGGACGTCATGGTCCTCGGCGAGTCCCGCGCCGACACCGACCTGGTGCAGGCCCTGGCCGCGCGGATTCCCGGCATGCGGGGCGTCTTCGCCGGCCGGCTGCGCAATGCCCACCAGGTCGAGTCCCTGGTGGCGAACCTGATCTCGGTGAACCGCCGCTACAAGGCCCATGCGGGGCTTCGGGTGACCGACGTATAA
- a CDS encoding site-2 protease family protein, producing the protein MTTAMKRSDRRISPVFLGIVAVAAASGWAAWTGFADDWNTFTDNPGLAVFVFVTAAWIVSLCLHEYAHAVTALHGGDTTVGAKGYLTLNPFKYTHVLLSIVLPVAFVIMGGIGLPGGAVFIERGRIKGRWRHSLISAAGPLTNVLFAIACTAPFWLDALDGVPPMFRYALAFLALLQITAAILNFLPVPGLDGYGVIEPWLSPRIRRELAPFAPFGLLAVFGVLWLGPVNEAFFDWVYAILERLGVDDFDQYCGNNFYRFWKDANPVCLR; encoded by the coding sequence ATGACCACCGCCATGAAGCGCAGCGACCGGCGTATCAGCCCCGTCTTCCTAGGGATCGTCGCCGTCGCGGCCGCGTCCGGCTGGGCCGCCTGGACCGGATTCGCGGACGACTGGAACACCTTCACGGACAACCCGGGTCTCGCCGTGTTCGTCTTCGTGACCGCGGCATGGATCGTCTCGCTCTGTCTGCACGAGTACGCGCACGCCGTCACGGCCCTGCACGGGGGTGACACCACGGTGGGGGCGAAGGGCTATCTGACCCTCAACCCGTTCAAGTACACCCATGTGCTGCTCAGCATCGTGCTGCCCGTCGCGTTCGTGATCATGGGCGGGATCGGTCTGCCGGGCGGCGCGGTCTTCATCGAGCGGGGCCGGATCAAGGGCCGCTGGCGGCACAGTCTGATCTCGGCGGCGGGGCCGCTGACCAACGTGCTGTTCGCGATCGCCTGCACCGCGCCGTTCTGGCTGGACGCGCTGGACGGGGTGCCGCCGATGTTCCGTTACGCCCTGGCGTTCCTCGCGCTGCTGCAGATCACGGCCGCGATCCTGAACTTCCTGCCGGTGCCGGGCCTGGACGGCTACGGCGTCATCGAGCCCTGGCTGTCGCCCCGGATCCGGCGCGAGCTGGCGCCGTTCGCCCCGTTCGGGCTGCTCGCGGTGTTCGGCGTGCTGTGGCTCGGGCCGGTGAACGAGGCGTTCTTCGACTGGGTCTACGCGATCCTCGAGCGCCTCGGCGTGGACGACTTCGACCAGTACTGCGGCAACAACTTCTACCGGTTCTGGAAGGACGCCAACCCGGTCTGCCTCAGGTAG